The Misgurnus anguillicaudatus chromosome 21, ASM2758022v2, whole genome shotgun sequence genome includes a window with the following:
- the vax2 gene encoding ventral anterior homeobox 2, whose translation MFDQTTNMGDGIAEDRNHCGSNSLCRDRGRDSKSRTDVGNRSPVQISTDTPGTSASTPTSSSEDGHDKLLGVDPDYCRRILVRDAKGTIREIVLPKGLDLDRPKRTRTSFTAEQLYRLELEFQRCQYVVGRERTDLARQLNLSETQVKVWFQNRRTKQKKDQTKDTDKRMSSTSESLATCNILRLLEQGRLLSVPAPPPNPLLAHPHPGNGCLLGSSSVSTSSVVSSTTTPPGAVAGGGGTFGLSLSSLGGTPPSPRLGVPPPSLCFTMPLLGGAHHELPSGYGCGSSAFEPYTRIERKDGELGGKKTVS comes from the exons ATGTTTGATCAAACTACGAATATGGGCGATGGAATCGCCGAAGACCGAAACCACTGTGGATCAAATTCGTTGTGTCGTGATAGAGGAAGAGATTCTAAAAGCCGGACTGATGTGGGAAACCGGTCACCTGTTCAGATTTCTACTGACACACCAGGGACGTCGGCATCCACACCGACTTCATCTAGCGAGGATGGCCACGATAAACTTTTAGGAGTCGATCCGGACTACTGTCGAAGAATTTTAGTCAGAG ACGCCAAGGGCACTATTCGGGAGATTGTGCTGCCAAAAGGCCTCGACCTAGACCGACCGAAACGCACGCGGACTTCCTTCACTGCTGAGCAGCTTTATCGACTCGAGCTCGAGTTCCAGCGATGTCAGTACGTCGTCGGCCGCGAGCGCACAGATCTCGCGAGACAGCTGAATCTTTCAGAAACTCAG GTGAAAGTGTGGTTTCAAAACCGCCGCACCAAACAAAAGAAGGACCAGACAAAAGACACTGACAAACGGATGTCATCCACCTCTGAATCACTCGCCACATGCAACATTCTGCGCCTACTGGAGCAGGGACGACTCCTGTCTGTTCCTGCACCTCCACCCAATCCATTGTTGGCCCACCCTCACCCAGGCAATGGCTGTCTCCTCGGAAGCTCATCTGTGTCCACTTCCTCTGTGGTGAGTAGCACCACCACGCCTCCTGGGGCTGTGGCAGGCGGTGGTGGGACTTTTGGACTGTCCCTGTCTTCATTAGGGGGCACTCCGCCCTCTCCGCGTCTGGGGGTGCCACCTCCCTCACTTTGCTTTACCATGCCTCTTTTGGGGGGTGCCCATCATGAACTGCCTTCTGGATATGGGTGTGGATCTTCAGCATTTGAGCCCTACACAAGGATAGAGAGGAAAGATGGGGAGCTAGGTGGTAAGAAGACAGTTTCCTAA